CTGACATACTTAATTTATAATGCCTTAAAAGAATCTGTATTCTTACATTGCAATATTGGAATTTTTTCAAAATATTATGCCCACAGGGTTTTCGGACTGATCCGAAAGAATCACTGATCAATGCATAGTCGCTCGGCAGTTTTCTTAAATAATACAAAAACACCCAATTTTACATTGTAGGGTGTAAAACTGGGTGTAATTCTTGTAAACGATTGATTTTCAATGTTTATTGCGGAGAGACAGGGATTCGAACCCTGGGTACCCGTAAGGGCACAACGGTTTTCGAGACCGCCCCGATCGACCGCTCCGGCATCTCTCCTTGTGGTCAATTGCGGTGCAAAGGTAGAAATTTATTTTTTAATTTCCATCTGTTTTTATTGAAAATTTTATGCTAAATTTGTGCTATGATTACTACGCGACAAAATTTCGAGTTATCATCCGTGACCACATTTGCTATTCCAGCAAAATGCGGCTGCTATATCGAGTATGACTGCCCTGAGGATATCCCGTTCATACTCTCCACTTTACGCCCTGACGTTGACTTCATTCATATCGGAGGAGGCAGCAATCTGCTATTCACATCCGATTTCCCTGGGGTTGTGGTCCACAGCGCGATCAAAGGGATAGAAGTGATTGACGAGACACCATCGGAAGTAAAGGTCATGGTCGGTGCCGGAGAAAAAATGGACGATTTCATCCTATGGGCTTGTGACCGCCGGCTTTGGGGCATAGAGAACCTGTCAGGAATCCCCGGAGAAGTGGGAGCATCTGCTGTGCAGAATGTTGGGGCATATGGCTCGGAAGCAGCCGATGCCATTGTTGAAGTCAATGCCTACGACCGAGAAAGGGAGGAATTTGTGACAATAGAATGCAACGATTGCCATTACGGCTATCGTGACTCAATATTCAAGCGACAGGAATTGCGGGGATGCATGATAATACACTCCGTTGTCTACAGGCTTTCAAAAGAACCGAAACCCAATATCAACTATCCCGCACTCAAGCACTTATTCCCCACCCCACCTTCCACTCCTTCACAAGTGCGCGAGGCGGTGATCAATGTTCGTAATTCCAAGCTCCCCGACCCCACTGAAGTGCCGAGCGCAGGAAGTTTCTTTAAGAACCCTGTGGTCAGCAATGAGCAACTGGAGCATGTAATCGAAGTGGAAGGCAACGACTCATTCCCTCACTTCAATACCGAAGGTGGCTGGAAAATTCCGGCAGCGTGGCTGATTGACCGATGCGGGTGGAAAGGACATCGGTCCGGCAATGTGGCTGTATGGCATCTGCAACCACTGGTGATTATAAACCCTGACCGCAACGCTACAGCTTCAGAGGTATTGGATCTCGAAAATGCTATCAAAGCGTCTGTCAGAGAGAGATATGGCATCACATTGAATCCAGAAGTTGAACACATCTGACCACAACCACGTTAGCACAATATAAAAATTGTATACACATCACTCTTCCTCTATTTTATCAACTATTTAAAACAATGAGCAAATACATCATCGAAGGCGGACATCGCCTGAACGGCAACATAAAACCACAAGGAGCAAAAAATGAAGCACTCCAGGTGATTAGCGCAGTGCTGCTGACCTCGGAGCCTGTCACCATTCATAATGTGCCTAACATACTGGACGTGAAAAACCTCATTGACCTCCTCAGGGCAATGAATGTCAAGGTGGAAAAGATCGGTGAACACAGCTACCGGTTCCAAGCCGATGATCTTGATGAGGACTACATATCAAGTGCCGATTTTGTAGCACGTTGCGCCGGATTGCGAGGCTCTGTGCTCGTTGTAGGACCTTTGCTTGCACGCCTTGGTCAATCATATTTTGCCAAGCCCGGTGGTGATAAAATAGGCCGACGCAAGGTCGACACCCACATCTCCGGACTCTCCAAGCTCGGAGCTATGATAGCCTATAACGAAGAGCGTCAGGCATATTACCTTGTAACAGTCAACGGTCTTAAAGGATGCTACATGCTCCTCGACGAGGCTTCTGTGACAGGCACCGCAAACATCATAATGGCTGCATCACTCGCTGAAGGCACTACCACCATTTATAATGCAGCCTGCGAGCCATATGTGCAGCAACTGTGCAGAATGCTTTCTCAGATGGGAGTTAAGATCGAAGGCATCGGCTCCAACCTGCTTCGCATCACAGGGACGGACCATATCGGCGGAGCGGACCATACCATACTCCCCGACATGATCGAGGTGGGAAGTTTCATTGGCATGGCTGCACTCACTCAAAGCGAGCTCACCATCAAGGATGTGTCCTACGATAATCTTGGTATAATCCCCGATTCTTTCCGCAGGCTAGGCATCAGACTCGAACGCCGTGGCGACGATATCTTCATCCCTGCACAGGATGTATACGAGATCGAAACCAACCTCGACGGATCGATCCCCACCATAGCCGATGCTCCATGGCCCGGATTGACCCCCGACCTTCTTTCTGTAATGCTTGTGACCGCGACACAATGTCGAGGATCAGTGCTGATACACCAAAAGATGTTTGAAAGCCGCCTGTTCTTTGTCGACCGGCTCATTGACATGGGCGCACAGATCATGCTATGCGACCCTCACCGCGCTGTGGTGATAGGCCTTGACCACAAAATGCCCCTTAGAGCC
The nucleotide sequence above comes from Duncaniella freteri. Encoded proteins:
- the murB gene encoding UDP-N-acetylmuramate dehydrogenase, producing the protein MITTRQNFELSSVTTFAIPAKCGCYIEYDCPEDIPFILSTLRPDVDFIHIGGGSNLLFTSDFPGVVVHSAIKGIEVIDETPSEVKVMVGAGEKMDDFILWACDRRLWGIENLSGIPGEVGASAVQNVGAYGSEAADAIVEVNAYDREREEFVTIECNDCHYGYRDSIFKRQELRGCMIIHSVVYRLSKEPKPNINYPALKHLFPTPPSTPSQVREAVINVRNSKLPDPTEVPSAGSFFKNPVVSNEQLEHVIEVEGNDSFPHFNTEGGWKIPAAWLIDRCGWKGHRSGNVAVWHLQPLVIINPDRNATASEVLDLENAIKASVRERYGITLNPEVEHI
- the murA gene encoding UDP-N-acetylglucosamine 1-carboxyvinyltransferase translates to MSKYIIEGGHRLNGNIKPQGAKNEALQVISAVLLTSEPVTIHNVPNILDVKNLIDLLRAMNVKVEKIGEHSYRFQADDLDEDYISSADFVARCAGLRGSVLVVGPLLARLGQSYFAKPGGDKIGRRKVDTHISGLSKLGAMIAYNEERQAYYLVTVNGLKGCYMLLDEASVTGTANIIMAASLAEGTTTIYNAACEPYVQQLCRMLSQMGVKIEGIGSNLLRITGTDHIGGADHTILPDMIEVGSFIGMAALTQSELTIKDVSYDNLGIIPDSFRRLGIRLERRGDDIFIPAQDVYEIETNLDGSIPTIADAPWPGLTPDLLSVMLVTATQCRGSVLIHQKMFESRLFFVDRLIDMGAQIMLCDPHRAVVIGLDHKMPLRANNMHSPDIRAGIAMLIAALSAKGMSTIDNIDQIDRGYEAIDTRLSSAGACISRRE